A DNA window from Loxodonta africana isolate mLoxAfr1 chromosome 7, mLoxAfr1.hap2, whole genome shotgun sequence contains the following coding sequences:
- the DCUN1D5 gene encoding DCN1-like protein 5 isoform X2, whose protein sequence is MEKFCEDIGVEPENIIMLVLAWKLEAESMGFFTKEEWLKGMSSLQCDCTEKLQNKFDFLRSQLNDISSFKNIYRYAFDFARDKDQRSLDIDTAKSMLALLLGRTWPLFSVFYQYLEQSKYRVMNKDQWYNVLEFSRTVHADLSNYDEDGAWPVLLDEFVEWQKVRQAS, encoded by the exons ATGGAAAAGTTTTGTGAAGACATTGGTGTTGAACCTGAAAAT ATTATTATGTTAGTTTTAGCGTGGAAATTGGAGGCTGAAAGCATGGGATTTTTTACCAAGGAAGAATGGTTAAAGGGAATGTCTTCATTACa gtGTGACTGCACAGAAAAGTTACAGAACAAATTTGACTTTTTGCGCTCGCAGTTGAATGACATTTCGTCGTTTAAGAATATCTACAGATACGCCTTTGATTTTGCAAGG GATAAAGATCAAAGAAGCCTTGATATTGATACTGCTAAATCTATGTTAGCTCTTCTGCTTGGGAGGACATGGCCACTGTTTTCAGTATTTTACCAATACCTGGAG CAATCAAAGTATCGTGTTATGAACAAAGATCAGTGGTACAATGTATTAGAATTCAGCAGAACAGTCCATGCCGATCTTAGTAACTATGATGAAGATGGTGCTT GGCCTGTTCTCCTTGATGAATTTGTTGAGTGGCAAAAAGTGCGTCAAGCATCATAG
- the DCUN1D5 gene encoding DCN1-like protein 5 isoform X3, with the protein MCDCTEKLQNKFDFLRSQLNDISSFKNIYRYAFDFARDKDQRSLDIDTAKSMLALLLGRTWPLFSVFYQYLEQSKYRVMNKDQWYNVLEFSRTVHADLSNYDEDGAWPVLLDEFVEWQKVRQAS; encoded by the exons AT gtGTGACTGCACAGAAAAGTTACAGAACAAATTTGACTTTTTGCGCTCGCAGTTGAATGACATTTCGTCGTTTAAGAATATCTACAGATACGCCTTTGATTTTGCAAGG GATAAAGATCAAAGAAGCCTTGATATTGATACTGCTAAATCTATGTTAGCTCTTCTGCTTGGGAGGACATGGCCACTGTTTTCAGTATTTTACCAATACCTGGAG CAATCAAAGTATCGTGTTATGAACAAAGATCAGTGGTACAATGTATTAGAATTCAGCAGAACAGTCCATGCCGATCTTAGTAACTATGATGAAGATGGTGCTT GGCCTGTTCTCCTTGATGAATTTGTTGAGTGGCAAAAAGTGCGTCAAGCATCATAG